One window of Papaver somniferum cultivar HN1 chromosome 9, ASM357369v1, whole genome shotgun sequence genomic DNA carries:
- the LOC113311737 gene encoding uncharacterized protein LOC113311737: MEGFSRYLDRDAHQNLFSGFSVTPFSIIFNHLHYVDETIFFIDHIKEELLDLFSSLKCSEYIAGLKVNTSKTRLIAIGDMPELSVWPSEFGCATDKLPFMYLDMPLGAKANFKRICDPIIEKFEEILSLWRQISLSKGGKLALLKCLPTSLPIYYFSLFKAPATVIKTLEKKMRNFLWEHGAGSMVSLIGVSFVLTKREVVWVFAI; this comes from the coding sequence ATGGAAGGATTCTCAAGATATTTGGACAGAGATGCTCACCAAAATCTGTTTAGTGGGTTTTCTGTAACACCTTTTAGCATTATTTTCAATCACCTGCATTATGTTGATGAAACTATATTCTTCATTGATCACATTAAAGAGGAACTTCTCGATTTATTTTCATCTCTCAAGTGTTCTGAGTACATCGCCGGTCTAAAGGTTAATACCTCTAAGACAAGACTCATAGCAATTGGTGATATGCCAGAATTATCTGTGTGGCCTTCTGAGTTTGGTTGTGCCACTGACAAACTCCCTTTCATGTACCTTGACATGCCTCTTGGAGCTAAAGCAAATTTTAAGCGCATATGCGACCCTATTATTGAGAAGTTTGAGGAAATATTATCACTCTGGAGACAGATTTCACTTTCTAAGGGAGGTAAACTTGCTCTCCTAAAATGTTTACCTACCTCTCTGccaatttattatttttctcttttcaaagCCCCTGCAACAGTAATTAAAACTCTcgagaagaaaatgagaaattttCTTTGGGAACATGGCGCTGGATCAATGGTTTCATTAATTGGGGTATCGTTTGTGCTGACAAAGAGAGAGGTGGTTTGGGTGTTTGCAATTTGA